A stretch of [Clostridium] innocuum DNA encodes these proteins:
- a CDS encoding YitT family protein, translated as MQNHDKKDQIIEIISIIMGNLIIAAGVTFFILPLDILSGGVAGIAVALQPIFNLSPRLVINGLTIGLYLLGAVLLGKRFALKTIVSTIVYPLFISVLGMLWPDVQVTGNPLLASIYAGVCTGIGIGLVYRVGGSTGGMDIPPLIINKYTKIALPTLVMCIDGATVLLGASVYGVEAAMIGLVSVWVCGQLIDKVITMGSHEAKNVMIISDKFEEMMQVIYQNINRGATILHAEGGYTRTSKPVIMMVVVKKQFSELNHIIAEVDPEAFVIVSDVNEVQGEGFTYQEQL; from the coding sequence ATGCAGAATCATGATAAAAAGGATCAGATTATCGAAATTATCAGCATCATTATGGGAAATCTCATCATAGCGGCAGGGGTTACCTTCTTCATTCTTCCACTGGACATTCTTTCCGGAGGTGTTGCGGGAATCGCTGTTGCGCTGCAGCCGATTTTTAATCTTTCTCCGCGTCTGGTCATCAATGGACTGACCATCGGACTGTATTTACTGGGAGCGGTGCTGCTGGGGAAACGCTTTGCGTTAAAAACCATTGTTTCCACAATCGTATACCCGCTCTTTATCTCTGTGCTTGGTATGCTTTGGCCCGATGTTCAGGTTACCGGCAATCCACTCCTGGCATCCATTTATGCAGGGGTATGTACAGGGATCGGAATAGGACTGGTTTACCGTGTCGGTGGCAGTACCGGAGGTATGGACATTCCACCGCTGATCATCAACAAATATACGAAGATTGCACTGCCGACGCTGGTGATGTGCATCGACGGGGCTACGGTTCTTTTAGGTGCGAGTGTATATGGTGTGGAGGCTGCCATGATCGGACTTGTTTCCGTTTGGGTATGCGGACAGCTGATAGACAAGGTGATTACCATGGGCTCTCATGAGGCCAAAAACGTCATGATCATATCGGATAAATTCGAAGAGATGATGCAGGTGATCTATCAGAATATCAACCGCGGAGCAACGATTCTGCATGCCGAGGGCGGCTACACCCGAACCAGCAAGCCGGTTATCATGATGGTGGTTGTGAAAAAACAGTTCTCTGAACTGAATCATATCATTGCAGAGGTAGACCCGGAAGCATTCGTCATTGTCAGTGATGTGAATGAGGTGCAGGGAGAAGGCTTCACCTATCAGGAACAGCTCTAG
- a CDS encoding L-fuculose-phosphate aldolase → MLMEKERQEIVDYGKKMSSAGLSKGTSGNISAYDPVCGYMAISPSGLDYFETAAEDIVILDLDGNLIEGSRKPSSEHALHATIYKLHPDARGVVHAHSTYCTTFACLKQPIEAVHYLLAGAQTFRVPCADYATYGTEELAEKVSEATREGLAMLLANHGMVAYGPSLSKAFNVAENVEWVAEIQWRTMCVGKPAVLSKEEIDVVIESFKTYGQVEEGTTGKGGY, encoded by the coding sequence ATGTTAATGGAAAAAGAACGACAGGAAATTGTAGATTACGGGAAGAAAATGAGCTCTGCCGGTTTGTCGAAAGGAACATCAGGCAATATCAGCGCCTATGATCCTGTGTGTGGCTATATGGCGATTTCACCATCCGGATTGGATTATTTTGAAACCGCTGCTGAGGATATCGTCATTCTGGATTTGGATGGAAACCTTATAGAGGGAAGCCGGAAGCCATCCAGTGAACATGCGCTGCATGCGACTATTTATAAGCTTCATCCGGATGCGCGAGGTGTGGTGCATGCACACTCAACCTACTGTACAACCTTTGCATGTCTGAAGCAGCCGATTGAAGCTGTGCATTATCTTCTTGCAGGAGCTCAGACATTTCGTGTTCCCTGTGCCGATTATGCAACCTATGGCACAGAGGAGCTGGCGGAAAAGGTGAGTGAGGCAACGAGGGAAGGTCTGGCGATGCTGCTGGCAAATCATGGCATGGTGGCCTATGGACCATCTTTATCGAAAGCCTTCAACGTAGCGGAAAACGTAGAGTGGGTTGCGGAAATTCAATGGCGTACCATGTGTGTCGGAAAACCGGCGGTCCTGAGTAAAGAAGAAATTGATGTCGTGATCGAAAGCTTCAAGACATATGGGCAGGTGGAAGAAGGAACGACAGGCAAGGGCGGATATTAA
- a CDS encoding carbohydrate kinase, with protein MKHYMIVDIGTGNSRVALVREDGALICVKTFENIYYIDEAYEDAQYFDPSFWKRNILGLCREIIHMYPNITIDAISSSGARESIVLINRKQEDFYGLPNIDNRGRAWMAEIQKDGIYKKTGRWVTEDFPAAKLMGLSKRRKEIFDQVQTFTSLSEWIGYVLCGKLAIEPSQACETQLYDIGTQQWSEELIKRFKLEQLTMPPLLNAGSLLGFMREDIKEQLGIAYDIPFLIGGADTQVAVLGAGMQEGDIAVVSGTTSPVVTLRTERYCDPQERCWTDSWLKGSMYQMETNPGVTGLNYQRIRNLLFDGVSYEDLEAALKEVNSIKCTASFSSLDFEHACGYKNGGFFMRPPFRADLHRIDLAWALVGDIACSIFYQYRQLLQMLPIQHDKILGCGGGFQSEMLCQHLSDLTQKALVLPDNFHQASIMGCVAVCNSYWNIHTDTNERAYKIYKPQKGSLIQEYYEIWKTNRDRVNTTV; from the coding sequence ATGAAGCATTATATGATCGTGGATATAGGAACCGGTAATTCAAGAGTTGCTCTGGTTCGTGAGGATGGCGCATTAATTTGCGTGAAAACCTTTGAAAATATCTATTATATTGATGAGGCATATGAGGATGCGCAGTATTTTGATCCTTCGTTTTGGAAGCGCAACATCTTAGGACTTTGTCGGGAAATCATTCATATGTATCCAAATATCACGATCGATGCCATATCCTCCTCCGGTGCCAGAGAAAGTATTGTCCTCATCAACCGAAAACAGGAAGACTTCTATGGACTTCCCAATATTGATAACCGGGGAAGAGCGTGGATGGCAGAGATACAGAAGGATGGGATCTATAAGAAAACGGGGCGCTGGGTTACGGAGGATTTTCCTGCTGCTAAGCTTATGGGCCTATCAAAGCGCAGAAAAGAAATTTTCGATCAGGTACAAACCTTTACAAGCCTGAGCGAGTGGATTGGCTATGTTTTATGTGGAAAGCTTGCCATCGAACCTTCGCAGGCGTGTGAAACACAGCTATATGACATCGGTACACAGCAATGGAGTGAAGAACTGATAAAGCGTTTCAAGCTGGAGCAGCTTACCATGCCGCCCCTGCTGAATGCAGGCTCTCTTCTGGGTTTTATGAGAGAGGATATCAAGGAGCAGCTTGGAATCGCCTATGACATTCCCTTTCTTATAGGGGGGGCAGATACGCAGGTGGCAGTGCTTGGAGCCGGTATGCAGGAAGGGGATATTGCTGTTGTATCAGGAACAACGTCTCCTGTGGTGACGCTGAGAACAGAACGATACTGTGATCCGCAGGAGCGCTGCTGGACGGATTCCTGGTTAAAGGGCAGCATGTATCAGATGGAAACAAACCCCGGTGTTACGGGATTGAACTATCAGCGCATTCGAAATCTGCTCTTTGACGGTGTAAGCTATGAGGATCTGGAGGCAGCATTGAAGGAAGTAAACAGCATAAAATGCACCGCATCCTTTTCCTCTCTGGATTTTGAACATGCCTGCGGCTATAAAAACGGCGGCTTCTTCATGCGCCCGCCATTTCGCGCCGATTTGCATCGAATAGATCTTGCATGGGCCCTGGTGGGGGATATCGCCTGTTCTATTTTTTATCAGTATCGACAGCTGCTGCAGATGCTGCCGATACAGCATGATAAAATTCTGGGCTGCGGCGGCGGTTTTCAATCGGAAATGCTGTGTCAGCATCTCAGTGATCTGACGCAGAAGGCTCTGGTACTGCCGGATAATTTCCATCAGGCATCTATTATGGGCTGTGTAGCTGTATGCAATTCTTATTGGAATATTCATACAGACACAAATGAGCGAGCGTACAAAATCTATAAACCGCAAAAGGGATCGCTCATACAGGAGTATTATGAAATATGGAAAACAAATCGAGATAGAGTGAATACGACGGTATAA
- a CDS encoding 2-hydroxyacid dehydrogenase has translation MKVYVRAPMSEIRLRELQELFEEVVYDPWNKTGERFYEKEMLEALKTVQPDILITELDRITEAVVSNYKGLKVIGDCRANPANIDVEACSAHGIPVLCTPARNATAVAEMLVGMLIAYMRKLLPATAWVRDGQWIEGTTPYYTWMGNELHGKHVGFVGFGAVGKAAAHLLDAFGCSISYYDPYVSDTPYTKCELQELFTACDVISIHLPVLPATEKLISRDLLYTMKPDAVFVNTARSAVVDMEALQDMAREKRIKGILLDVLNSEPPLPDDLKIIENDNVLLTPHICGATYEVTDHQSDIITERLKAWKKQEQLERIVYNYHSLKMPL, from the coding sequence TGAAGAGGTCGTATATGATCCATGGAATAAAACAGGAGAGCGCTTTTATGAAAAAGAGATGCTGGAGGCGCTGAAAACGGTGCAGCCGGATATTCTGATTACAGAGCTGGATCGCATCACGGAAGCTGTAGTATCCAACTATAAAGGATTAAAGGTAATTGGTGACTGCCGTGCAAATCCAGCAAATATTGATGTAGAGGCATGCAGTGCTCATGGAATACCGGTTTTGTGTACTCCGGCCCGGAATGCGACGGCTGTAGCGGAAATGCTGGTGGGAATGCTGATTGCCTATATGCGCAAGCTGCTTCCTGCAACTGCATGGGTCAGGGACGGACAATGGATAGAAGGAACAACACCGTATTATACATGGATGGGAAATGAGCTGCATGGCAAGCATGTTGGCTTCGTCGGTTTTGGTGCCGTGGGAAAAGCGGCTGCACACCTGCTGGACGCATTCGGGTGCAGCATCAGCTATTACGATCCGTATGTCAGTGATACGCCATATACAAAATGTGAGCTGCAGGAGCTGTTTACCGCATGTGATGTCATTTCCATTCATCTGCCGGTGCTTCCTGCTACAGAGAAGCTGATTTCAAGAGATTTGCTGTATACGATGAAACCGGATGCTGTTTTTGTGAATACCGCAAGAAGTGCTGTCGTAGATATGGAAGCATTGCAGGATATGGCAAGAGAGAAACGCATTAAGGGGATTCTTCTGGATGTGCTAAATAGCGAACCGCCATTACCGGATGACTTGAAAATCATAGAAAATGACAATGTCCTTTTAACACCGCATATCTGTGGAGCCACCTATGAAGTTACAGACCATCAGTCGGATATCATCACAGAGCGTTTAAAGGCCTGGAAAAAGCAGGAGCAGCTGGAGCGTATCGTATACAATTATCACTCCCTGAAGATGCCGTTATGA